One genomic segment of Anticarsia gemmatalis isolate Benzon Research Colony breed Stoneville strain chromosome Z, ilAntGemm2 primary, whole genome shotgun sequence includes these proteins:
- the LOC142986584 gene encoding uncharacterized protein LOC142986584: protein MAKKDKKITNNKIYRNGNNDQIFINEALPRFKRQLLWRPSISDSESGRDGSASPGRTRLFRKVRPEVQEHGGSSVSGRGKGRKRSVSATHQETEPLVAETPRKGGKKKRGKARSPLCSEEDTDVAMSAGEDRAPQVEGPSNRELKELPASDIAQLVLRHMDDVRHVADRSACLKGTFVRSLKEAEKEVRRAASELSCRSATEENMRLMAENHRLSVRVDLLSQEVAALKEMVKSLPEHSRPAETGSEVGSEFDRRMADFRLFWDARLGAIEARLPPEPRIRPPLAADKTKGVAQPAPTLEATVPPASTPSSAPTSSTPGDGKAAKGKGKGKGKGKKTGGGVVPLHEPDPAPSQTVGGLSAAPPVPAPLTEGWNIVARKRKKKGAKAAEPAQTTVAVVAKPPSKKQEKAAIPLRPPSTAAIILTMSQDAVGRGATYAEVIARAKQNIVLADHGISGIAKICVAATGARKMEIPGPDAEKKADSLAEKLREVLRGDAIVSRPYKCVDIRVRGLDDSVTPEEVARAISRAGGCPVDAVKVGVVRSGPRGEGTAWAKCPIPAAKKVAVARRLLVGWVSARISVAEARQMRCFRCLGAGHTRAMCDSECDRSDICYRCGQAGHKVGQCSAAPRCVLCAEAKLPAEHRLGGPSCRAPKPKKKGVNASQKTGGKAPQNIKSGQPSRAGEAMELGN from the exons ATGGCTAAAAAGGACAAGAAGATCACCAACAACAAGATCTACCGCAACGGCAACAACgaccaaatatttataaacgaaGCCCTGCCCCGGTTCAAACGCCAACTCTTGTG GCGTCCGTCGATTAGCGATAGCGAGTCGGGAAGGGACGGGTCTGCTTCTCCGGGCAGAACCCGTCTGTTTAGAAAGGTGCGCCCGGAGGTGCAAGAACACGGAGGGAGCTCGGTCTCCGGGAGAGGCAAAGGTCGGAAACGATCAGTGTCGGCCACGCACCAGGAGACCGAGCCTCTAGTCGCGGAGACACCACGAAAGGGGGGTAAGAAGAAGCGTGGAAAGGCGCGTTCCCCTCTTTGTAGCGAGGAAGATACGGACGTGGCCATGAGTGCTGGTGAAGACCGTGCTCCACAGGTGGAGGGGCCGTCGAACCGGGAGCTGAAGGAGCTGCCCGCGTCAGACATCGCTCAGCTGGTTTTGCGGCATATGGACGACGTCCGCCACGTTGCTGACCGCTCCGCATGTCTTAAGGGAACGTTTGTGCGGTCCCTTAAGGAGGCGGAGAAAGAAGTCCGGCGGGCAGCGTCGGAGTTAAGTTGCCGGTCCGCCACAGAAGAAAATATGAGGCTTATGGCGGAAAACCACCGCCTTAGTGTCAGGGTCGACCTCCTCTCGCAGGAAGTGGCGGCCCTGAAGGAGATGGTGAAGTCCCTGCCGGAACATTCCAGACCAGCCGAAACAGGGTCCGAGGTGGGGTCCGAATTCGACCGTAGGATGGCCGATTTCCGGCTGTTTTGGGACGCCCGCCTCGGGGCCATCGAGGCTaggcttccgccggagcctcgGATCCGCCCTCCTCTGGCCGCGGACAAAACGAAAGGGGTAGCGCAACCAGCGCCCACCTTGGAGGCTACTGTCCCTCCGGCTTCGACACCTTCTTCGGCCCCCACATCTTCCACTCCGGGAGACGGCAAGGCCGCCAAAGGCAAGGGCAAAGGcaaggggaaggggaaaaagaCGGGCGGTGGCGTTGTGCCGCTCCATGAACCAGATCCCGCCCCAAGCCAAACTGTAGGGGGCCTTTCAGCGGCCCCACCGGTTCCGGCACCCCTTACCGAGGGTTGGAACATTGTGGCGCGCAAACGCAAGAAGAAGGGGGCAAAGGCCGCTGAACCGGCGCAGACAACGGTAGCCGTGGTCGCTAAGCCCCCTTCTAAGAAGCAGGAGAAAGCAGCGATCCCGCTGCGCCCCCCGTCGACGGCTGCGATAATCTTGACGATGTCGCAGGATGCCGTCGGGAGGGGCGCCACCTACGCTGAGGTGATCGCCAGGGCGAAACAGAATATCGTCCTGGCGGATCACGGCATCAGCGGGATTGCCAAGATCTGTGTCGCTGCCACCGGTGCCCGGAAAATGGAAATCCCCGGGCCAGATGCGGAAAAGAAGGCGGACTCCCTTGCGGAGAAACTAAGGGAGGTCCTGAGGGGTGACGCCATAGTGTCCAGACCCTACAAGTGCGTGGACATACGGGTCCGGGGTCTGGACGACTCTGTTACTCCAGAAGAGGTGGCCCGGGCGATATCGCGTGCGGGGGGCTGTCCAGTGGACGCGGTTAAGGTCGGTGTGGTCCGCAGCGGTCCGCGTGGTGAGGGAACGGCCTGGGCTAAATGCCCAATCCCAGCCGCGAAAAAGGTGGCAGTTGCCAGAAGGCTGCTGGTGGGGTGGGTCTCGGCCCGGATTAGCGTGGCCGAAGCCCGCCAGATGCGCTGCTTCCGGTGTCTGGGTGCAGGACACACGCGGGCCATGTGTGACTCCGAATGTGACCGCAGCGACATCTGCTACCGCTGCGGTCAGGCTGGACATAAGGTGGGTCAGTGCTCTGCTGCGCCGCGCTGCGTCCTATGCGCAGAAGCAAAGTTGCCTGCGGAGCACCGTCTTGGGGGTCCCTCTTGCAGAGCCCCCAAGCCCAAAAAGAAAGGAGTAAATGCCTCGCAAAAGACGGGGGGTAAGGCCCCCCAGAATATTAAGAGCGGCCAGCCGTCACGGGCCGGGGAGGCGATGGAACTCGGCAACTAA